The Watersipora subatra chromosome 1, tzWatSuba1.1, whole genome shotgun sequence genome has a window encoding:
- the LOC137410509 gene encoding polycystin-2-like: MADRPSSSDDKRPGSGSSRSAWNDDGLDAPGRPESGSSGGSSSVSKRDAKSAKSVSSSGERRKKVKKVKKQNLCSRIINSIWSTRHTQELVDNEEKARTVIRELIIYVIFLSITIAITAGMMHKNMYTMTKVMTDLMIDSQFYDTKNSFGGMLTQTDFWRFAEGPMLDGLYWEKYYNGDNVSDSELGYVYYESKLLGVPRLRQLRVTNSSCKIAGAFKDVIPECYGSWSPSTNDESSFGPGIDSAWEFHDKKAMNGSSHKGTLATYPGSGFYQDLSTTRAKTKAIIEVLKENRWINRGTRVVFLDFTIYNPNVNLFCVAKLIVEYPPSGGALSSQKFTTVKLLRYVTVSDYIIMGCEFVFIAYIIYYLIEELIEMKNEGCGKYFTEFWNWMDVLVIIIAIVCICFNFYRTITVEKVLERLLSAPDEFADFESLGYWQMQFNYGVALTAFFSWGKLFKYISFNKTMTQLTDTMSQAKKDLASFAIMFFIVFFAFAQVGYLLFGTQVNDFRSIADVLLTQLRIILGDFNFYELEATHPILGPLYFIIYIVFVFFILFNMFLAIINDTYSSVKEASAEKTNEFEVMDFFKGQYNKLLEKLNIKRDRIADIQDALAAADTNQDSLIEYDEWKEELLGRGYKEDEIEEAFKKFDKDGNKVLDADEQALMLKALEDEKNAVNANIGKVEHKLGVNERAKSSRPGTRARTSRGGRRGKKSAQEESEPDKPPTSGENNPRVVSEVGYGEFSQLSRRVDRMEHSIGSIVSKIDTVLVKLEGMEKAKLKRREAMTQLLDSIAASEEESEEAKREQMERLVREELERWDSETAVSRPGTSMSRPGTSASRPRTGMR; the protein is encoded by the exons ATGGCGGATAGACCTTCATCTTCTGATGATAAAAGGCCTGGAAGTGGCTCATCACGATCTGCCTGGAATGACGACGGTTTGGATGCTCCAGGGAGACCTGAAAGTGGAAGCAGTGGAGGAAGCTCGTCAGTTTCCAAGCGCGATGCGAAATCTGCCAAGTCGGTTAGTTCCTCTGGCGAGCGGAGAAAAAAAGTGAAGAAAGTCAAAAAGCAAAATCTGTGCAGCCGGATTATCAATT CCATCTGGTCAACTCGACACACCCAGGAACTTGTGGACAACGAAGAAAAAGCCCGAACTGTCATTCGAGAGCTCATCATTTACGTCATATTCCTCTCCATCACTATTGCAA TCACGGCTGGTATGATGCACAAGAACATGTACACCATGACAAAGGTGATGACTGATTTAATGATCGACTCGCAGTTCTATGACACCAAGAACAGCTTTGGAGGAATGCTGACACAGACAGACTTTTGGAGA tttGCTGAAGGACCAATGTTGGACGGTTTATACTGGGAAAAGTACTACAACGGTGATAATGTGTCTGATAGTGAGCTTGGATATGTCTATTATGAGAGCAAACTGCTGGGAGTTCCTCGCCTGCGTCAACTCCGAGTTACTAACTCTTCCTGCAAA ATTGCTGGAGCTTTCAAGGATGTCATTCCGGAGTGCTATGGCAGCTGGTCACCATCAACAAATGATGAGAGCAGCTTTGGCCCAGGAATTGATTCTGC TTGGGAGTTTCATGACAAGAAGGCTATGAATGGGTCATCACACAAGGGAACCCTTGCCACATATCCTGGCTCAGGCTTCTACCAGGATCTGAGCACTACAAGAGCCAAAACTAAAGCTATCATCGAGGTGCTGAAGGAAAATCGGTGGATCAACAGAGGAACCAGAGTCGTATTTCTGGACTTCACCATCTACAATCCAAATGTAAACCTCTTCTGTGTCGCAAA GTTGATTGTTGAATACCCTCCATCGGGAGGAGCTCTTTCCTCGCAGAAATTCACCACGGTAAAACTTCTACGATATGTGACAGTCTCCGATTATATCATCATGGGTTGTGAGTTTGTGTTCATCGCTTACATAATCTACTACCTGATAGAAGAACTAATTGAG ATGAAGAATGAAGGCTGTGGAAAGTATTTCACGGAGTTTTGGAATTGGATGGATGTGCTTGTAATAATCATTGCCATTGTCTGCATCTGTTTCAACTTTTATCGGACAATCACGGTGGAAAAAGTTCTTGAAAGACTGCTCTCAGCTCCTGACGAATTTGCTGACTTTGAGTCACTTGGCTACTGGCAGATGCAGTTCAACTATGGTGTGGCTCTTACAGCCTTTTTTAGCTGGGGAAAG CTGTTCAAATACATCAGCTTTAACAAGACGATGACGCAGCTGACCGACACCATGTCTCAGGCTAAAAAAGACTTGGCCAGCTTTGCCATCATGTTCTTCATCGTCTTCTTTGCATTTGCCCAAGTCGGCTATCTGCTGTTCGGTACACAAGTCAATGACTTTCGTAGCATCGCTGACGTCTT ATTGACACAGTTGAGGATCATTCTTGGTGACTTCAACTTTTATGAGTTGGAAGCGACTCATCCCATCCTAGGCCCTCTCTACTTCATAATCTACATAGTCTTTGTGTTCTTCATTCTTTTCAACATGTTCCTTGCCATCATCAATGATACCTACTCTTCCGTCAAGGAGGCGTCTGCGGAGAAAACTAACGAATTTGAAGTTATGGACTTTTTCAAAGGG CAATACAACAAATTGCTGGAAAAGTTGAACATTAAGAGAGACAGAATTGCTGACATCCAGGATGCTCTCGCTGCTGCCGACACCAACCAAGATAGTTTGATTGAATACGATGAATGGAAAGAGGAGCTTTTAGG TCGTGGATACAAGGAAGATGAGATCGAGGAGGCATTTAAAAAGTTTGACAAAGATGGTAACAAAGTCTTGGATGCTGACGAACAGGCGCTGATGCTCAAGGCTCTTGAAGACGAAAAA AATGCTGTCAATGCGAACATTGGAAAAGTTGAGCACAAACTAGGAGTAAATGAAAGGGCTAAGAGTTCAAGGCCAGGCACAAGAGCTCGCACATCTAGAGGTGGTAGGAGAGGCAAGAAATCTGCGCAGGAAGAAAGTGAACCAGACAAACCACCAACGAGTGGAGAAAACAATCCTAGAGTTGTTAGTGAG GTGGGATATGGCGAGTTTTCTCAGCTGTCTAGGCGAGTTGACAGAATGGAACACTCTATTGGCAGCATTGTCTCCAAAATTGACACTGTGCTTGTTAAGTTGGAGGGAATGGAGAAAGCGAAACTGAAGCGCCGTGAAGCCATGACACAGCTCTTGGACAGCATTGCTGCC TCTGAAGAGGAGAGTGAAGAGGCAAAGAGAGAGCAGATGGAGCGACTGGTTAGAGAGGAACTGGAGAGGTGGGACAGCGAGACAGCTGTCAGCAGGCCTGGTACATCCATGTCTCGGCCTGGCACCTCTGCGTCTCGCCCGCGAACAGGGATGAGATAA